The Phycisphaerae bacterium sequence CATCCGCCTGACCATGGCGGACACCGGCCACCACGCCGGCCGCCGCAGTGCTTCCCGGATTAGTGATGATCTGCAGCCAATCGGTCACGTTGCTAGAGGGTGTTACCCCTCGGGTCATCGCCGTATGTCCCAGGCTCCCGCCCGGGCATAGTCCCCACCTCATAGGCATGAGGCGGTTTCAGCCGGCCGAAACGAGAAGCGCCAGCTTATCCCTCAGCGATGATTCTTTGCGGTTCGGCACCGTCTCCGACTGGCCTCACTGGCAAGCCCTTGCGGGCCTTTCATGGTTGAGCTTTTCGTCGTCCGCTGTTTGAGCGGATCGCCGAACCCGGTCAAAGGTCCGGTCGCGCGTGTCGCCACGTCGCGAACTCCCCACGCCAGCCGAGGTTGAACGAGCCTGACGAGTCTTGCACCCGAATTGGTCCGCTGCGCGCGGACTTTGGCCCGAGCCCCCTGGACAGGATTTGCACCTGCTTCGACCATCACGGCCCCGACGCTACCGCCCAACGGGCGGCACCGGCGGGGTGTTTCTCCGTCGCCCCGATTCGAGGAAGTGTTGAAAGAACCCCATCGGATAGAACGTCGAGATTACGCCCCGCTGGTGAGACGGGGGATTACTTCGACGAGCCTCCGTCGATCCGGACAAGCCTGTCTCCAGGCATCCGGCTCTACGGGTGGATACCGCGACGGCTGGTGAGGCCGTCCCCTTGGCCGAGCTGGTGAGGCTCGGTTGAACGGGAAATATCCCCCGTCTCGATGACGCCAGCGGCATCTTGCGCGACTGACGATTGGGCCAAAAGCCCAGAAGTCTATGCTACCACGTGAGTTGCGCGAACACATCCGATGGTATCGAACTCGGGGGGGCCGGCTTTTCCACCGTCCCCCACAGGCACGAGAATTTTTGCGGCCGTGGGGTTGACTGCGTTCTGTTTAGGTGTTAGCATATAGGTGAACAGTACATGGAGATAAGTATGGTACCTCGCAAGTTACAGAACCCCGAGCTATCCATCGGCGATGTAATCCGTCGCCGGCGCGTTGAGGTCCTGAAGAAGGGACTCCGCGAGATGGCGAGGGAATTGACCATAGCCCCGGCGCACCTGACGGACATCGAGAAGGGACGACGGACGCCGTCTGAAGGGCTCCTGAAAAGAATCAGCGAGGCGTATGGAATCGGGGAGGCCGAGCTTCGTGCGGCGTGGAGCAAGGCGGATGAGGTGGTTCAGGAGGTGGCGACACAGGACACCATGAGTGCGGAGAAGGTGCCGCAATTCTTGCGGACAGCTCGCAAACTCAATGCCGAGCAGTGGGACCAGCTTATCCGTCAGGCCGAGCAGATGGCTGCGGGGAAAACGCGGAAGGAACGCAGGTAGGATGAGCGTTAAGCTGCCAACCCGAGTATTCGACCCGTCCTATGGCCGGCGGGTGATTGAACGCCGGGCGTGGAGCTGCCTGCTACGATGTCGAAAGTCACTCGGGCTTGATCAGATACCGCTTCCGATTCCCGTCGAGCAATGGATCGAATCACCACTCGGGTTCCATTTCGGCTTCGCGGATCTCTCCTATCTGGGCGATGGCGTGCTTGGTGCGACGTTCATCCGTGAGCGAGAGATCCTCATCCACGAGGGAGTGACGGACCACGAGGGACGGTGCCGATTTACGTGCGCTCACGAGCTTGGCCACATGCTGCTTCACGACAAGGTACGCACCGAGTTCCATGAGACCAACGATCTGGGACCCGGGTCGAACGATGTGGTCGAACGTGAAGCAGATCGTTTCGCCGCCG is a genomic window containing:
- a CDS encoding helix-turn-helix transcriptional regulator, translated to MVPRKLQNPELSIGDVIRRRRVEVLKKGLREMARELTIAPAHLTDIEKGRRTPSEGLLKRISEAYGIGEAELRAAWSKADEVVQEVATQDTMSAEKVPQFLRTARKLNAEQWDQLIRQAEQMAAGKTRKERR
- a CDS encoding ImmA/IrrE family metallo-endopeptidase, encoding MSVKLPTRVFDPSYGRRVIERRAWSCLLRCRKSLGLDQIPLPIPVEQWIESPLGFHFGFADLSYLGDGVLGATFIREREILIHEGVTDHEGRCRFTCAHELGHMLLHDKVRTEFHETNDLGPGSNDVVEREADRFAAAFLMPLPLVEAEIVKVFDDCRMDRVRCTWELMQTTRESEWMWRKLLLPVLTRRFGVSLSTAINRCNDIEPRIPRPRPLLPAEFVEPLLHRSARGDELEAIRLRNGVPQYADLFTEQAS